CGGCGGCGACGAGGCTGCATTGTTCGCCGGCGATCTGTTTCGCATGTACGAGCGCTATGCGGCCTCGCGCGGCTGGCGTTTCGAGATCGTTTCGGCCAGCGAAGGCGAAGTCGGCGGCTACAAGGAGATCATCGCTTCTGTGTCGGGCAAGGGCGTTTTCGCGCATCTCAAGTTCGAATCCGGCGTGCACCGCGTGCAGCGCGTGCCGGAAACCGAGGCGGGCGGGCGCATCCATACCTCGGCGGCGACGGTGGCGGTGCTGCCCGAGGCGGAGGAGGTCGATATCGATATCCGGCCCGAGGACATCCGCATCGACACGATGCGTGCTTCAGGCTCCGGCGGCCAGCACGTCAACACCACCGATTCGGCGGTGCGCATCACCCATTTGCCGACCGGCATCATGGTGGTGCAGGCGGAAAAGTCTCAGCACCAGAACCGGGCGCGCGCCATGCAGATCCTCAGGGCCCGGCTCTACGACCTCGAACGCAGCCGCGCGGATGAGGAGCGCTCGGAGTCGCGAAAGTCGCAGGTCGGCTCGGGCGATCGGTCGGAGCGCATCCGCACCTATAATTTCCCGCAGGGGCGGGTCACCGACCACCGCATCAACCTCACCCTTTATAAGCTCGACCGGGTGATGATGGGCGAGCTCGACGAGGTGATCGATGCGCTCATCGCCGACCATCAATCGAAGCTGCTCGCCGACATGGGCATTGATGGCTGAAGTGCTGCCCCGCGCGCTCGGGCCGCTGCTGCGCGCGGCGCGGGCGCGGCTCACCGCCGCCGGCATTGCCGATCCGGCGCTCGATTCCAGGCTGGTCGTCGAGCATTTTTCCGGAACCACCCGCGCCCAGGCCATCTCCGAGCCCGGTCATCCGGTCGATGCAACGGCTTTGGCCGCGGTCGAGGCGGCCCTGAGGCGTCGCGTCGCAGGCGAGTCGGTGCACCGCATCCTCGGCTACCGCGAATTCTACGGGCTGCGGCTGGCGCTGTCGCCGGACACGCTGGAGCCGCGCCCGGACACCGAAACGCTGGTCGACACGGCCCTGCCCTTCGCCAAGGCAACGGCCGAAAGGCTCGGCGAATGCCATATCCTCGACCTCGGCACCGGAACCGGCGCCATCGCGCTGGCGCTGCTCAGCGCCGTTCCGGCCGCGACCGCCACCGGCGTCGATATTTCCCACGGCGCGCTGGCGACCGCCACGCGAAACGCCGAGGATCTGGGGTTGGGCGGGCGCTTCCAGGCCTTGCATTCCGACTGGTTCGAAAAAGTTTCGGGCCGATACCATTTAATTGCCGCGAACCCTCCCTATATACCCAGTCGAGACATTGGAAATCTGCAGGACGAGGTCCGCGATTTCGATCCACGCCGGGCCCTTGATGGTGGTGTGGACGGTCTGGTCCCCTACAGGATCATCGCCGGAGAGGCGGAAGGGTTTCTGGAAGCACAGGGCAAGGTAGCGGTCGAGATCGGCCATACGCAGCAAAGCGAGGTCACTTCGATCTTCGCCGCAGCCGGCTACAGGCTGGCGGAAGCGCGGCGCGATCTCGGCGGAAACGACAGGGTGCTGGTGTTTGAGCGTTGAAACCCCTGATGCAGTGCGAAAAAACGCTTGGCAACATTAGGGAATGCAGCTAGGTTCCCGCTTGACCGGATGAGACGAAGCAGGCAGTGCTCTTAGCGATTCGGTTTTCCTTGGAAATAGCTGCCTCCTTGTGCAAACGACGCCCACGCTTCGTGCGGGAATCGTCCGGCAAGTGATGTAACCGGAACAGGATGGCACGTGGCGCCAACGCAATCGATGCGGGCGAACGCCGGTGAAAGAACGAAACGGTCGGCTGCATGAGCGCCACCGTTCGCGAAGAGTTTTAGAAAATTCACATGAAGAGAGTCGAATGAGGCCACAACAGCAGAACAGGCGCATGCGCGGTCGCAACAACAATGGCGGCGGTGGCAACCAAAACCGCAAGGGACCCAATCCCCTGACGCGCAACTACGAGAGCAACGGTCCGGACGTGAAGATCCGCGGGTCGGCTCAGCAGATCGCCGAAAAATACGCCGCACTCGCCCGTGACGCGCAAAGCTCCGGCGACCGGGTGATGGCGGAGAACTATCTCCAGCACGCCGAACACTATAATCGCATCATCGCCGCTGCGCAGGCGCAGATGCCGATCCAGAACGCCGCCCAGCAAAATCGTGACGAGTTCGACGACGACGTCGATGAGGATCGCGACGAGTTCGACACCGTGGGCAACGCCAATTCCGGCGAGGCCGCGGCGAACGGCTCCGGGCCGCAGCCTGTGATCGAAGGCACGCCGGCAGAGCTCGGCTTCAACCAGGAAAACGGCCGCGACAACAACAGGCGCGACAATAACGGCCGCGACAGGCACCGCGACCGCCGCAATGGCGGCTATGGCCAGTACGGCCAGAATAGTCAGCGCGGCGACAATGGACAGCGCGACGGGGGCCAACGCGGCGAACATGGCGGCCAGCAGTTCGACCAGAACCGCCGCAACGAGGCACAGGCACAGCCGGAGGCTTCCGCAGAAGCCGCAGCCGAGCCGGCTCCGCTGTTCGACAGTTTCTCGCCGGCGGGCCTTGCCGCCCAGGCCGAGCGCAACGAAGCCGGCGCCGACAATGGCGGCGGGCGTCGGCAGAGACGTCCGCGTCGCGGTCGCGGCAATGCCGAGCAGAGCAATGCCGACCGGGGGGATAGCCCCGCCGATGACAGCAACGCCGCCGACAACGGCAACGACGCGGTAGCCGCCGCCGAACAGGCAAGTGCGGCACCGAACGAAAGCGTTGCCAGCGAGCCGGCAGGCGGCACCAGCGAACCGGCGGTCGCCGACGTAAATAACTGATCCCGGCAACCGGACCGGTCCGTTTCAGGCCATTCGAACGGCGGAGAGAAATCTCCGCCGTTTTCGTTGTACGCATCTAAAGCGCGTCGTGCAGAAGCAGACTCAGGCGACGCGCCTTAGGCCTTTGTTTTATGCATGTCGTTTTCCCAAAACCGCCGCGCACTTTTTGGGCGACATGCACTAGAATATTCTGCTTTGACCGACATCAAGGTGTCTTGAGAGACTTGGGCCCATACACCATATCTCGGCTGAACAGGGCTCGGCTCGAATGAGCGGGTCCGTCACCGCAATCTGATCCGGTGCCGCAAAGCGGGCCGGTGACGGAAGGAGACACATATGAATATTGAGAAATATTCCGAGCGCGTGCGCGGTTTCATCCAGTCCGCGCAAACCATGGCGCTCTCGCGTAACCACCAGCAATTCACTCCCGAACATATGCTCAAGGTGCTCGTCGATGACGACGAGGGCCTTGCCGCGTCCTTGATAGAGCGCGCCGGCGGCCGTGTCCGCGACGTCAAGCTCGGCGTCGAGGCGGCGTTGGAGGCCATGCCCAAGGTCGAAGGCGGCAACGGCCAGCTCTACCTCGCCCAGCCGCTCGCCAAGGTGTTTTCGACCGCCGAGGAGCTGGCCAAGAAGGCCGGCGACAGCTTCGTCACCGTCGAGCGGCTGTTGCAGGCGCTCGCCATGGAAAAGTCGGCCAAGACCGCCGACATCCTGGCCAAGGCCGGCGTCACCGCGCAGGCGCTGAACCAGGTCATCAACGACGTCCGCAAGGGCCGCACCGCCGATTCGGCCAATGCCGAGCAGGGCTACGATGCGCTGAAGAAATACGCCCGCGACCTGACCGCGGATGCCCGCTCCGGCAAGCTCGATCCGGTCATCGGCCGCGACGACGAGATCCGCCGTACCATCCAGGTGCTGTCGCGGCGCACCAAGAACAATCCGGTGCTGATCGGCGAACCCGGCGTCGGCAAGACGGCGATCGCCGAAGGCCTGGCGCTGCGCATCGTCAATGGCGACGTGCCGGAATCGCTGAAGGACAAGCAGCTGATGGCGCTCGACATGGGCGCGCTGATTGCCGGCGCCAAGTATCGCGGCGAGTTCGAGGAGCGGTTGAAGGCCGTGCTCAACGAGGTCACCTCGGCCAACGGCAACATCATCCTGTTCATCGACGAGATGCATACGCTGGTCGGCGCCGGCAAGGCTGACGGCGCGATGGATGCGTCCAACCTTCTGAAGCCCGCGCTGGCGCGCGGCGAATTGCACTGCGTCGGCGCGACCACGCTCGACGAATACCGCAAGCATGTCGAGAAGGACGCCGCGCTTGCCCGCCGCTTCCAGCCGGTCTTCGTCGACGAGCCGACGGTCGAGGACACCGTCTCGATCCTGCGCGGCCTGAAGGAGAAATACGAGCAGCACCACAAGGTGCGTATTTCCGACTCCGCGCTCGTCTCGGCCGCGACGCTTTCCAACCGCTACATCGCCGACCGCTTCCTGCCGGACAAGGCGATCGACCTGGTCGACGAGGCCGCGTCGCGGCTGAGGATGCAGGTCGATTCCAAGCCCGAGGCGCTGGACGAGATCGATCGCCGCGTCATGCAGCTCAAGATCGAGCGCGAGGCGCTGAAGGTCGAGAAGGACGAGGCTTCGAAGGACCGGCTGGCAAAGTTGGAGAAGGAACTGGCCGACCTCGAAGAGCAGTCGACCGAGCTGACCGCGAAGTGGCAGGCGGAAAAGCAGAAGCTCGGCCTTGCCGCCGACCTGAAGAAGCAGCTCGACGAGATGCGCAACGAGCTGGCGATCGCCCAGCGCAAGGGCGAGTTCCAGCGCGCCGGCGAGCTTGCCTACGGCAAGATCCCGGAGCTGGAGAAGAAGCTCAAGGAGGCCGAAGCCCAGGACGGCAAGGCCGGCATGGTGGAAGAGGTGGTCACCCCCGACCATGTCGCCCATGTCGTGTCGCGCTGGACCGGCATTCCGGTCGACAAGATGCTCGAGGGACAGCGCGAGAAGCTGCTTCGCATGGAAGACGAGATCGGCAAGCGCGTCGTCGGCCAGGGCGAGGCGGTGCAGGCCGTGTCGAAAGCGGTGCGTCGCGCCCGCGCGGGCCTGCAGGATCCGAACCGGCCGATCGGCTCGTTCATGTTCCTTGGACCCACCGGCGTCGGCAAGACGGAGCTGACCAAGGCGCTCGCAAGCTTCCTGTTCGACGACGAGGGCGCCATGGTGCGCATCGACATGTCGGAGTTCATGGAGAAGCACTCGGTCGCCCGGCTGATCGGCGCGCCTCCCGGCTATGTCGGCTATGAGGAAGGTGGCTCGCTCACCGAAGCGGTGCGGCGCCGGCCATACCAGGTCGTGCTGTTCGACGAGATCGAGAAGGCGCATCCGGATGTGTTCAACGTGCTCCTCCAGGTGCTCGACGACGGCCGGCTGACCGACGGTCAGGGCCGCACGGTCGACTTCCGCAACACGCTGATCGTCATGACCTCGAATCTCGGCGCCGAATATCTGGTCAATCTTCGTGACGACCAGGACGTCGATGCCGTGCGCGACGAGGTGATGGGCGTGGTGAGGGCCTCGTTCCGTCCGGAGTTCCTCAACCGCGTCGACGAGGTGATCCTGTTCCACCGGCTGCGCCGTCAGGACATGGACCGCATCGTCGAGATCCAGCTCAAGCGGCTGGAAAACCTGCTCATTGACCGCAAGATCGAGCTGTCGCTCGATCACGACGCGATCGAATGGCTGGCGTCCAAGGGCTACGATCCGGCCTATGGCGCAAGACCGCTGAAGCGGGTGATGCAGAAGGAACTGCAGGACCCGCTGGCGGAGAAGATCCTGCTCGGCGAAATCCTCGACGGTTCGACCGTCAAGGTCACCGCCGGCTCCGATCGTCTGAACTTCCGCTCGAAGCCGACCGTGGTGGCGACCGAAGCCGCCGCCTGATTCGAGCCGGAGTGCATCCACAAGAGCGCGTCGCACTGGATCGGTACGGCGCGCTCTTGCTTTTTGCGCTCTTGCTTTTTGACAGGGCCATACCGCAAAACCGACACCGATCTCGGTTATCGGAAGGGGGCGCGATTCCAATGAAGCTCGAGGACTATAACGGCTTCTGTGCCTCGCTGCCGGCCACGACGCATGTCGTGCAATGGGGCGGCGCCCATGTCTGGAAGGTCGGCGGCAAGGTGTTCGCGATCGGTGGCCACGACCGCGAGGGCGAAGTCTTCGTCACCTTCAAATGCTCCGACATGGCCTATGACGTGCTGAAGGAACAGCCGGGTTGCCGGCCCGCGCCCTATCTCGCCTCGCGCGGCATGAAATGGATCCAGCGCCAGACAAGCCAGAGCGTGGATGATGCAGCGCTGAAGGACTATTTGCGCGAAAGCCACCGACTGGTCGTGCTGAAGCTGACGAAACTGGTCCGCAGCGAACTGGGGCTGCTCTGACATTCGGTTCGGGATCATGGTGAAACGCCGGAAATCCGCCATCTTCATGCCCGGTTCATGTTGGAACCTTAATTTTGGTAACTGGTTTGGCGGCAAGAGATTCGGTTGCCAATACCCTAGTCGCCCGGAGAGCCTGACCCACATGCTGCGCACGATCTTTTCCCTTTCGGCACTCGCGGCCGGGCTGGTTTCTTCTGGCGCGCTCGCGGCGCCGGGTCTGGAAGGCGCGCAGAAGGCGGTTCGACCCGCTCAGCACGGGGCGCTCCTGCTCGCCCAGGACGGCAATATCGACATCTACTACGACGCCAGGGGCAACCGGGTGCTGGTCGATGCCGACACCGGCAAGGTCATCGCCATCCAACCGCCGCAGAGCAGGCTCGACCGCCGGGCGCTGCGCCGCCAGCTGCGGATGCAGGAACTCGGACGCGCGCCGGTCGAGGACGACGACCGCTATTATCTTGACAATCCCGACGACATGGCCCGCTTCCGCCGCAAGCAGCTGGAAGAGAACGGCAGGGTCATTCCGCCGCCGGTCGACGAGAACGATCCTTATGGCGACAATTCCGTCGAGGCTTATCCGCCGGCCCCGAATGACGAGGGTTACGCCACCACCTATCCGGAGGCGCCGAAGTCGGACACCATCAGGCGCCAGCCGCTGAACGAGGCGTCGATCGAACCGCAGCCAGGCCAGGGGGATGTGCTGCAGACCAGCCCGGAGACCGCCCTGCCTCCGGACACCGGCGGCAAGGCCACCGTCGATCCGTCGCTGTCGCTCGGCGTGCGCCAGGACGTGGCCGAACTTCAGGTGCTGCTCGATCGCGCCGGCGCTTCGCCCGGCGTCATCGACGGGCGCTTCGGCTCCAATGTCGACAAGGCCTTGGCCGCCTATAACCAGATCACCGGCAGCGATCTGAAATCGACCGACGCGGTCGGCATACAGTCGGCACTTGCCCAGTCCGGCGGAGACGCCTTCGCCTCCTACACGATCACGCCCGAGGACGCGGCCGGCCCCTATGTCGCCTCGATCCCGGAAGATTACAGCCAGAAGGCCAAGCTGGACCGCATGGGCTACACCTCGGTCACCGAAGCGCTCGCCGAACGTTTCCATATGGACGAAGGCTATCTGAAGTCGATCAACAAAGGGCTCGACTTCAACCGCCCCGGCACGATCATCAAGGTCGCCAATTTCGGCAAGCTGGTGTCGACGCCGGTCGCCCGCATCGTTGCCGACAAGGACAAGAAGGAAGTTTTCGCCTATGAGGCGGGCGGCAAGCTGGTCGCGGCCTATCCGGCCACCATCGGCTCGGCCGACACGCCGTCGCCCACCGGCATACACACCGTGTCGCGCATCGCGCTCGACCCCAATTACACCTACAACCCCAACATCAATTTCAAGCAGGGCCAGAACGACAAGATCCTGACCATCCCGCCAGGGCCGAACGGTCCGGTGGGCTCGGTCTGGATCGCGCTCGACAAGCCGACCTACGGCATCCACGGCACGCCCGATCCCTCCAAGATCGGCAAGACCGAAAGCCATGGCTGCGTGCGCCTGACCAACTGGGACGCGCGCGAACTCGCCAAGCTGGTGTCGCCGGGCGTCACCGTGGAATTCGTCGGCGGACCAACGATCGCGGATGTCGGCGGGACCTCAACCGACGATTTTACGCAGCAATGAGCCGCGCAGCGCGGCGGCATAGATCAGCTGCACGAGCAGGATGAAGGCTATGCTCGCCAGCGGGGTGACGAGGCAAAGTGCCGTGCCGATCGCCCAAAGGGTCTGCGCCTTGACGATGCGCTGATAGACGGTGCGCCGCGTTTGCGCATCGACATCCTCAGCCAGCATGCCGTTCCTGTCGGCGTACCACCAGCTTGCGAACAGCGTGGCGCCGAGCATCAGAAGATTCAGCCAGTAGATGACCACCGCGACCCTGAATTCGAGGAAATCGGCCAGCAGGTCGGTGGAGAACGGCAAAAGGGCGATGAAGGCGAGAAAGCAGAGATTGAGCGTCGCGAGTCTCCGGTCCGATTTTGCGATCAGGCCATGCTGCGCCTGCTGGCCGAACCAGAAGATGGTCAGCGTCAGGAAGCTCAACGCGTAAGTCAGGAAACGCGGCGCGAGCGCCAGGATAGCCGCAAGCAACTCGCTCTCCGAATGCACCGCTTCATGCGACGGCACCCTGATTTCCAGCACGATCAGGGTCAGCGCGATGGCAAAGACGCCGTCGGTTATACCGACGATGCGCCCACGCCCTTCGGCTGACGGTTCGAGCGGCCGCTTCATGGCTTCCCCCTTTTGCCGCAAGTTCCGGCGACGGGCCGGAACCTAGCACGCAACGCTTCGTTTGCATCATGATTGCCATTTGCCTGGCCATGGGGCCAGTGCAACCTGGTTTCAAGAACAGCGATCCTCTGGCAGGTTGTTGCACACGCGCCGGAGAGCTAAGCAGACATTCATGGCGTCCTCGAACGAAACCACCGCCGATTCGCTTTCGACAGCCCAGCGCGCGAATGGGACCTTCTGCCCGCAGACGCGGCGCAAGTTCGTCCTGGTGGCGGCGATCCTTGCCTCGGCGCTCGGCTTCATCGACGGCTCGGTCCTGGCGATCGCCATGCCTGCGCTGCGCGTCGATCTCGGCGCCAGCCTGGCGGAGGCTCAGTGGATTTCCAACGCCTATGCGCTGACGCTTTCGGCGCTGATTCTGGCGGGTGGTGCGGCCGGCGACCGTTTCGGCCTCAGGCGGGCTTTCGTGATCGGCATCGCCCTCTTCATCGCCTCCTCGCTCGCCTGCGCGCTGGCACCCGATCCGGCGGTACTGATCGGCTTCCGTGCCATCCAGGGCATCGGCGCCGCCATCATGGTGCCCGGCAGCCTCGCCATCATCGCCAAGGCCTATCCGAAAAAAGAACGCGGCCGGGCGATCGGCATCTGGGCGGCCGCTTCGGCGCTGACGACGGCGCTTGGTCCGGTGCTTGGCGGCTTCGTGCTTTCGACCTTCGGCAATGGCGTCTGGCGCGCGATATTTGCCGTCAACCTGCCGCTCGGACTGATTTCGATCTATCTGCTGCTCGCCAAGATACCGGCCGACCAGCCGACCGAAAAGCGCAGCCTCGACCTCGGGGGCGCCGCGCTTGCCACACTCGCCTTCGGGGCGCTGGCTTACGGGTTGACCGCAATGAACGCCGAGGGCGGCGGGATGATGTCCGGGCCGGCCATCGTCGCCGGCGTCGTCCTGCTTGTGGTCTTCATCTTCTACGAGCGCTGGCAGCGTGAACCGATGATCGATCTCGGCCTGTTTCGCATCGGCGCGTTCGCCGGCGCCAATCTCGCGACCTTCTTCCTCTATTTCGCGCTGTCGGCGAATCTCTTCTATCTGCCGATGGTCCTGATCGCGGGCTGGGGATTGAGCTCGGCCGAAGTCGGCTTCATCTTCCTGCCTCTGTCGGCATCGATCGCGCTGCTGTCGGGCCCGGTCGGCCAGTGGTCCGACCGGATCGGCCCGCGCCTGCCGATCGCTGCCGGCAGCTTCGTCGTTGCCATCGCCTTTGCGGGCATGGCCCTGCTCGCCCAGGCCGGCATCCACAATTTCTGGACCGGGACCTTTCCGCTGATGGCCGTGATGGGGCTCGGCATGGCGCTCGTCGTGTCGCCGCTGTCGACGGCGGTCATGACCTCGGTCGAGGACAAGGACACGGGCGCCGCATCAGGCATCAACAACGCCGTCTCGCGCGTCGGCGGGCTGATCGCGGTGGCCGCCATGGGGTCGCTCGCGGCTTTCGTCTATGCGCGATCGACCGGCAGCCCAGCCGGCATCCCCGGTTTCGGCGAGCCGCCCACGTCCGCACTCGCGGCCAATCTCGATGCGTTGAGGATTGCGGCAAGCGATTCGGCTTTTGCCGCGGTTGCCGCCGTCACGGCGTTGCTTTGCCTGCTGTCGTCGATCATCGCCTGGTTCACCGTGCCTGGACAGGCACTGCCTTGGCCGCAGCGAACGGATGATTCGCGCGGTTAAAGCATGTCGCTCAGTTGGGAAGCTGCGAATCGGTCTTGGCGCTGGCCACCTTCAGCGAATTTCCGTCTTCCTGCTTGAGCAGGTCGTCGATGCGTTCGCGCTCTTTCTTGAAGGCGACGAGATCGTCACCCTTCAGCACTTTGCCGACCGGCAGGCGGACGCGCATCGAATCGACCTTGGTGCCGTTGACGATCAGCTCGTAGTGAAGGTGCGGGCCGGTGGAGAGGCCGGTCTGGCCGAGATAGCCGATGACCTGGCCCTGCCGGACATGGACGCCAGGCTCGATGCCTTTGGCGAAGGCGCTCTGGTGATTGTAGGAGGTTTCATAGCCATTGGCGTGGCGGATGATGATCTGCTTGCCGTAGCCTCCGGCCCAGCCGGCCTTCTCGACCACGCCATTGCCGGCGGCAATGATCGGCGATCCTATCGGAGCGGCCCAGTCGGTGCCGGTGTGCATGCGGACATAGCCGAGGATCGGGTGCCGCCGTGCGCCGAAGCCGGAGGTGAAGCGCCCGTTGGGCAGCGGGTTGCGCAACAGGAACTGCTTGGCGCTGCTGCCGTTCTCGTCGAAATAGTCGGTACTGCCGTCCTGCATCTGGAAGCGGTAGAAATTCCGCATCTGTCCGCCGAAGTTGGCCGAAACGTAGAGAAGCTCGGAATTGTCGGATGTCTGGTCGTCGCCGTCAGGCTGCGAGAACAGCACTTCCAGGCGATCGGAAGGCGAAAGCCGCGACTGGAAATCGACGTCGGAGGCAAGAAGCTTGATCAGCTTCTGCGTCATCGATTTCGACATGCCGTAGGAATAGGCGGCACGATAGATGCCGTCATAGACATTGGGCAGATTGCCGCGCACCACCACCGGCGGCGAATCATCGAATGCCGTCAGCAATTCGGGATTGGGCTCCGGCTCCTGCGCCGGCACCAACTGCCCGCGATCGTCCAGCGCGATGGTCACGATGTGCGTGGCGCGGTCGTAAACGCTGGTGCGGACTACCTTGGCGATGTCGCCGCGCACCTCGAGGCCGACGCGCAGCACCGTTCCCGCCTTGAGCGCCGTCGCGTTCAGGAGCTTGCCGATCGCTTCCGCCATGCCGGTGGCGTCGTCGCCGGTGTAGCCCGAATCAGCGAAGGCCTCGGCGATGTCCGTATCCTGGGTGAAAGGGATGATTTCCTCGGCAAAAGCCGGCGCCTGGTCGTCCGTCGTGGCGCGCGCCGACACCGAGACGTTCTCTGGCGTGATCTTGACGTCGTAGGAGCCCGCCATGCTCTCGGCGAAAGCGTCGCCGAATCGTTGCGGGTCGACATAATGAAGCGCCGCCACCTGGACGGCGCCGTCGCTCAAGCCGCTGCCGGCTTCGCGCACCACCTTTTCCACCTCGTCGGCGGAGAGGTCGCTCTTTTCGTCGAAGGACGCCATCTCGATCGGAAAATCGACCGTCTTCAGGCTCATCTCGCTTTCGACCTTGGCGCCGTAGATCTGACCGGCGACCGCGGCGGCGGTGGCCGGCTGGGCATTGTCGTCGCCGTCTTCGCCGAAGACCTGCAACGGGTCGAAGGGCGGATAGGGGCGGTTGGTGGTGTGGCCGGCCGCAAGTGCCATCTTGATCTGCACGAACGGCATGGTGTGGATGACGTCGCGGTCGCCGACCTTGGTGACCATGGACACTTCCATGCGCCGGCGGTCCTTGGCTCTTGCTATCTGGCGCGGCGCGACCAGCCTGGTGGTTTTGGCCTGCTCGCCTGAATCGTCGCCGCCGCTGGCAAGGTTGATGAGCTCTGCGATTTCCGGCGGGGTCGCCAGCTGCTGGCGGCCGTCAAGCGCCGCGAACAGAGCCACGCCCATCAACACGCTCGAGGTCACGCCTGTGAGGAAAGTGCCCGAGAGCCAACGCGCCGAGACTTCGCGGCGGTCAGGCGGACCGCTGCGGCCATCCGCGATCAGCGGCGGCTCGTTGCCGAGTTCGGCTATGACATCTTCCGTGTCTGGCATCCAGAAAGGCTGCTTCTTCCCCGGGCGGAACGGCTTGTCGTTGTTTGTTCGCGGCCATGACATTTGCCTGTCGCGGCCGTTGAAGTCAAACGAAGCGGCAAGCCTGGGCCGTTATCCCCACTCACACGTCTCTTACAAACGGTGCTCTTGTCGTCTGTTGTCGAGGCTCTCACGCGTACGCGCGCGCCTTCCTTGTATGTCCCGGTGTCGAACCTCAATGCGGCGGCAATAGGGCCCGATGTGGACGGTTGTGGATCTGCCGCAAGGGCAGTCGGCTACCAAAAATAGCCGTCGAAAAATTCGTCGCAAAAAATTCAAAAAAGTTCGAAATCGGTGTTGACACTTTGAGCGGCCCCCGACTATATACGCCTCACCAACGACGGCGGCGACGCTGCTGGCGACCAAGAAGTTCGCTTCTGAGTTTCGCGAGTTGGGACGAATTCAAGAGAGCCGCGTGAGCGACACTCGACAGGCCCGAAGCCAAAAGCAAAACGGGCCACGACACCGCGTCTGCGATGTCTGTTCTTTGAAAACTGAATATTGAAGAAAGAGAAACGTGGGCGGCAGAGTCCTGCTGAACCGCTTATCCCGCCAAGGGTGAGACGGTTCGAACGAGACTTTGGCGGATCACGTTTCGTGAGAATAGATCTACCAAAAACACGCAAGTGTTTAGGTGTGAATGTTCTCGTCGATTCATGCGTGACCAATAAAGCCAAATCAAAGTCTTATTAAACTTG
The window above is part of the Mesorhizobium sp. WSM4904 genome. Proteins encoded here:
- a CDS encoding TMEM175 family protein — protein: MKRPLEPSAEGRGRIVGITDGVFAIALTLIVLEIRVPSHEAVHSESELLAAILALAPRFLTYALSFLTLTIFWFGQQAQHGLIAKSDRRLATLNLCFLAFIALLPFSTDLLADFLEFRVAVVIYWLNLLMLGATLFASWWYADRNGMLAEDVDAQTRRTVYQRIVKAQTLWAIGTALCLVTPLASIAFILLVQLIYAAALRGSLLRKIVG
- a CDS encoding MFS transporter, which produces MASSNETTADSLSTAQRANGTFCPQTRRKFVLVAAILASALGFIDGSVLAIAMPALRVDLGASLAEAQWISNAYALTLSALILAGGAAGDRFGLRRAFVIGIALFIASSLACALAPDPAVLIGFRAIQGIGAAIMVPGSLAIIAKAYPKKERGRAIGIWAAASALTTALGPVLGGFVLSTFGNGVWRAIFAVNLPLGLISIYLLLAKIPADQPTEKRSLDLGGAALATLAFGALAYGLTAMNAEGGGMMSGPAIVAGVVLLVVFIFYERWQREPMIDLGLFRIGAFAGANLATFFLYFALSANLFYLPMVLIAGWGLSSAEVGFIFLPLSASIALLSGPVGQWSDRIGPRLPIAAGSFVVAIAFAGMALLAQAGIHNFWTGTFPLMAVMGLGMALVVSPLSTAVMTSVEDKDTGAASGINNAVSRVGGLIAVAAMGSLAAFVYARSTGSPAGIPGFGEPPTSALAANLDALRIAASDSAFAAVAAVTALLCLLSSIIAWFTVPGQALPWPQRTDDSRG
- a CDS encoding M23 family metallopeptidase, with the protein product MPDTEDVIAELGNEPPLIADGRSGPPDRREVSARWLSGTFLTGVTSSVLMGVALFAALDGRQQLATPPEIAELINLASGGDDSGEQAKTTRLVAPRQIARAKDRRRMEVSMVTKVGDRDVIHTMPFVQIKMALAAGHTTNRPYPPFDPLQVFGEDGDDNAQPATAAAVAGQIYGAKVESEMSLKTVDFPIEMASFDEKSDLSADEVEKVVREAGSGLSDGAVQVAALHYVDPQRFGDAFAESMAGSYDVKITPENVSVSARATTDDQAPAFAEEIIPFTQDTDIAEAFADSGYTGDDATGMAEAIGKLLNATALKAGTVLRVGLEVRGDIAKVVRTSVYDRATHIVTIALDDRGQLVPAQEPEPNPELLTAFDDSPPVVVRGNLPNVYDGIYRAAYSYGMSKSMTQKLIKLLASDVDFQSRLSPSDRLEVLFSQPDGDDQTSDNSELLYVSANFGGQMRNFYRFQMQDGSTDYFDENGSSAKQFLLRNPLPNGRFTSGFGARRHPILGYVRMHTGTDWAAPIGSPIIAAGNGVVEKAGWAGGYGKQIIIRHANGYETSYNHQSAFAKGIEPGVHVRQGQVIGYLGQTGLSTGPHLHYELIVNGTKVDSMRVRLPVGKVLKGDDLVAFKKERERIDDLLKQEDGNSLKVASAKTDSQLPN